In Pseudomonadota bacterium, the genomic window CTGAGAAGTCGAGAGCCTCCATCAGACGCAAGGCGAAAGCGATCAGGATGCCACCGGACGACGGGGGTGGGTTGGTCGCCAGTGACACGCCGCGGTAGTCCAGGCATAAAGGGGACCGGCGGGCCACACGGTAGTTCGACAAATCCTCCCGCACCAAATGGCCGCCGCCGGCCTGACACAGCTCGGCGATGGCGGTGGCAATTTCACCCTCATAGAACCACTCGGCACCCTCCCGGGCCAGCGCTTCCATGAAATCAGCCAACTCCGATTGGCGCAGGATCTCTCCTTCGCGCAACAGCGAACCGGAGCCATCTCGGCCAGCGTAGGTGGCGCGCGTCTCCGCGTGCGCTGTATAGATGGGCGCGACGATGTCGAAAATCATCGCCTGAAAGCGATTCATTTCCACCCCTTCCCGTGCCGAGGCCACCGCCGGTGCCACCAGATCCTGCATGGGCAGCGTGCCCAGATCCTGGTGAACGGCGAACAAGCCTCGCGCCACCCCGGGCGTGGCCACCGAACCCAAGCCCATATGGAAGATCTGACGCGCGGTGCCGAAGTCAGCGGAGATGGGAAAAAAATCCAGGGCGTCCTGCGGCCGGGGCCGTCGCGGCGTTTGGGCGAAGAAGTCGTAGAGTAGTTGCTGGCCGGTGGCCGTGCGGGCGAGTAGAAATCCGCCTCCGCCGAATGAGGCCAGAACCGGCTCGGCCACACAAGCGGCGCAGAACGCCGCCACTGCGGCGTCGAACGCGTTGCCTCCCGCTCGCAATACCTCTTCCGCCGCGTGGGCCGTCACGGGATGGCCGCAAGCAATGATCCCTCGGGTTGTCACAGACGTCTCTGTCAGGTGTTGTGGGAGTCGACCGCCCCCCGTACGGCGGGGCGAAGAATCGGCGTGGAACGTCAGGCGCTGAGTCGGGAGAGTGGAACTGACCGTTCCGCACGCTCGCCATACGCCTCGCCCAGAACAA contains:
- the ggt gene encoding gamma-glutamyltransferase, coding for MTTRGIIACGHPVTAHAAEEVLRAGGNAFDAAVAAFCAACVAEPVLASFGGGGFLLARTATGQQLLYDFFAQTPRRPRPQDALDFFPISADFGTARQIFHMGLGSVATPGVARGLFAVHQDLGTLPMQDLVAPAVASAREGVEMNRFQAMIFDIVAPIYTAHAETRATYAGRDGSGSLLREGEILRQSELADFMEALAREGAEWFYEGEIATAIAELCQAGGGHLVREDLSNYRVARRSPLCLDYRGVSLATNPPPSSGGILIAFALRLMEALDFSVRSADDPSHLHQLARVMDLTNQARIEAALDQANHPHALRLLDVDYLRRYRMELLGRARSSRGTTHISVIDAEGNIASLTASNGEGCGRLIPDTGVMLNNMLGEEDLNPHGFHAWPANQRMTSMMAPSLAVFPDGTSVALGSGGSNRIRTAILQVLVNLIDFGLPIAEAVSRPRIHLEGRRLSIEGGFDESLTGQLRELWPDTEVWSSRNLFFGGVHGVMRQADGLLDGAGDPRRGGVVVHVD